One region of Osmia lignaria lignaria isolate PbOS001 chromosome 7, iyOsmLign1, whole genome shotgun sequence genomic DNA includes:
- the LOC117604421 gene encoding uncharacterized protein LOC117604421 isoform X4: protein MWICLQALGLLIAAILSASGEIDISTLLDSYRIFRAQNGRGNDAFVCTEEGYHPDPHDCRVYYRCVDWGNDSPLTKFEFECGVGTVFSKDKGDICTHPNDSGRPECGGNENEIDSNESTVSQVSSAQWPTTPVSETSRTTAIPTTTTHITTPTGPPQTSYQTATSSPSTTSRPPVTSGSWENDVEQGQNQCTQEGFMSDPNDCRKFYRCVKDGNGKFIKYEFSCGVETVWDPEIPGCNHPWAVTREDCRQGSGTGADNGGQWNGDNGGQWDGDTGDNGGQWNGDTGDNDGQWNGDTGSPGQPGDPNGQSGQPGQPGDPTGQPGSPGSQGTPGTPGTPGTTGTSGTPGTPDAPIPPPGSPGTPGTAGTPGTAGYPGPGEPGIPGIPGPPGTPGIPGTSAHPGTAGTPGTPGTPGTPGTPGTPGLPNVAGISGIQGIPGINGINGIPGVPAPVGNPGNPGTPGTPGLPGTPGTPGSPAHPGSPGTPGTPGTPGTPGAPGTPGLPNYVPGTPGRPGIIGTPGTPGTPGIPSNSGLPNNIPGTPGRPGVIGTAGPPGTPGTPGTPESPGTPETPIPPPGSPGTAGTQGTSSTLGGPGTPGKPGIPGTPGAPGTPGTPGTPAHPGTHGSPGTPGTLGTPGTPGTAGMPNIPGIPGLPGEPGTPGVPGTPGTPSTSDTTGTADTPEAPGAPGVPGTPGAPGTPGTPGTPAHPGSPGTLGTPGTPGTPGTAGTPGSPGKPGTPGIPGDIGTPGIPGTPGTPGTLDTSGTPGTPESPGTPEAPIPPPGSPGTPGTAGTAGTPGTVVLGNPGTPGKPGTPGVPGRPGTPGRPGVPAHPGTPGTPGTPGTPGTPGTPGTPGTPGTPGTPGSHGVPGTPGIPGQIGTPGTDGTPGTPGTHGTPETPSTPHTPGTPSTPDTPGTPGTPGTPGTPGTPSTPDTPGTPGTPGTPGTPGTPSETPGTTRPPGTCTQEGFFPDPKDCRRFYRCVGSGSKFTKYEFHCGTGTAWDSALQSCNHEHLVPNCQGGTSPPDSSENKVPDESNNEIGGVTDKPESVPEGSTASDIQTPTGPSASPGTSGCTQEGFFPNPADCRKFYRCVSSGKQFHRYDFNCPSGTAWDSSIVTCNHISKVASCSTESNKIDHGDQGSTDSTSITGSTTTVSSTSGAGTTSGSDTDQTDSTTSSSTDETASSSSRPSEIQEPLTTESSSTSSTSESSSTSSTSQSSSSESGVPDCTTKKPNNTIVCNSEGFYPHPTQCDKFYRCVDNGKGFNVYHFDCAPGTIFDPSIDVCNYPESVYPARDCMTPTSGTSEDSTTEEISSTTESSAESTTESRGTEGTTESTSTSSSMETTTSTEPVSETTESTQTTALTTEAATTESTSEATTESTSEPTSEATTESTSEATTESTSEPTSEATTESTSEPTSEATTESTSESTSEPTSESSTESTSEPSTDSTTEFTSAATTESTSEATTESTSTVTTESTSEGTSESSTIPSSEQTTEITTSTTDSSVSTPCPIGNLTDEQIVLACPTGFRRHPKYCNLFYQCTSEGNMEIKVLVLSCPENTVFDEQKIQCLPEEKSSQACTTPKASGRFYRGLEDSPVSPVKVSTDQLCPGEGHFPYRQGCSSAFYKCRRDSRNNIQGYLYKCPQEFIYWSVSRRCERATRLPMCAHLAYRTKSEYWDNRWQIPVEDYNLSARNLRFL, encoded by the exons ATGTGGATATGCCTGCAGGCATTAGGCCTGCTGATAGCAGCGATTTTATCAGCGTCGGGAGAAATTG atatttctacTCTTTTAGACTCGTATCGTATCTTTCGTGCGCAAAACGGACGAGGAAACGATGCTTTCGTGTGTACGGAGGAAGGATATCATCCTGATCCTCACGACTGTAGGGTGTACTACAGATGCGTCGATTGGGGCAACGATAGTCCACTGACAAAGTTCGAATTCGAGTGCGGTGTTGGGACGGTGTTCTCGAAGGATAAAGGTGACATCTGCACTCATCCAAACGACAGCGGTCGACCGGAGTGTGGTGGGAATGAGAACGAGATCGATTCGAATGAATCTACCGTGTCGCAAGTATCCTCCGCTCAATGGCCGACGACACCAGTTAGCGAAACCAGCCGCACGACCGCGATACCTACGACTACGACTCATATTACGACCCCAACTGGACCACCGCAAACGTCTTACCAAACGGCTACCAGTAGTCCATCGACGACCAGTCGGCCTCCGGTAACCAGCGGTTCATGGGAGAACGATGTTGAGCAAGGTCAGAATCAGTGCACTCAGGAAGGATTTATGTCCGATCCGAACGACTGCAGAAAATTCTACAGATGCGTCAAAGACGGCAACGGCAAATTCATTAAGTACGAATTCTCGTGCGGAGTTGAAACTGTTTGGGATCCAGAAATTCCAGGGTGCAATCATCCTTGGGCGGTAACACGCGAAGATTGTAGGCAAGGTTCGGGGACTGGTGCCGATAATGGTGGACAATGGAACGGAGATAACGGTGGACAATGGGATGGAGATACGGGAGATAATGGAGGACAATGGAATGGTGATACCGGAGATAATGACGGACAATGGAACGGTGATACAGGCAGTCCCGGACAGCCCGGAGACCCTAATGGTCAATCGGGACAACCGGGTCAACCTGGTGATCCTACTGGACAGCCTGGTTCTCCTGGATCTCAAGGTACCCCTGGCACACCTGGAACTCCTGGAACCACTGGCACTTCTGGAACACCTGGCACGCCTGACGCTCCTATCCCTCCTCCCGGATCGCCTGGTACTCCTGGCACTGCTGGAACACCTGGAACTGCTGGCTATCCTGGACCAGGGGAACCTGGTATTCCTGGCATTCCGGGCCCTCCTGGAACCCCTGGTATACCTGGAACATCTGCCCATCCTGGCACTGCTGGGACCCCTGGTACTCCTGGTACACCGGGTACTCCTGGTACACCTGGCACTCCTGGTTTGCCTAATGTTGCAGGAATCTCTGGAATACAAGGAATACCTGGTATTAATGGCATTAATGGTATTCCTGGAGTCCCTGCTCCTGTTGGTAATCCTGGAAACCCTGGTACTCCTGGCACTCCGGGCCTTCCTGGGACCCCTGGTACACCTGGATCACCTGCCCATCCTGGCAGTCCTGGGACCCCTGGTACTCCCGGTACACCGGGTACTCCTGGTGCCCCTGGCACTCCTGGTTTGCCTAATTACGTTCCAGGAACCCCTGGTAGACCAGGAATAATTGGTACTCCCGGTACACCGGGAACTCCTGGTATCCCTAGCAATTCTGGTTTGCCTAATAATATTCCAGGAACCCCTGGTAGACCAGGAGTAATTGGTACTGCAGGCCCTCCAGGTACTCCCGGAACTCCTGGAACTCCAGAATCTCCTGGCACGCCCGAAACTCCTATTCCTCCTCCCGGATCGCCTGGCACTGCTGGAACACAAGGAACTTCTAGTACTCTTGGAGGGCCTGGCACACCAGGAAAACCTGGTATTCCTGGCACTCCGGGCGCTCCTGGAACTCCCGGTACACCTGGAACACCTGCCCATCCTGGCACTCATGGATCGCCTGGTACTCCCGGTACACTGGGTACTCCTGGTACCCCTGGCACTGCTGGTATGCCTAATATTCCAGGAATCCCTGGCCTACCAGGAGAACCTGGTACTCCTGGCGTCCCTGGTACTCCTGGAACCCCTAGTACTTCTGATACTACTGGAACTGCTGACACTCCTGAGGCTCCTGGAGCCCCTGGTGTTCCTGGCACTCCGGGCGCTCCTGGAACCCCTGGTACACCTGGAACACCTGCCCATCCTGGCAGTCCTGGGACCCTTGGTACTCCCGGTACACCGGGTACTCCTGGTACCGCTGGCACTCCTGGTTCGCCTGGTAAACCAGGAACACCTGGCATACCAGGAGACATTGGCACTCCTGGAATTCCTGGTACTCCTGGAACCCCTGGTACTCTTGACACTTCTGGAACACCTGGCACTCCAGAATCTCCTGGCACACCCGAAGCTCCTATCCCTCCTCCCGGATCGCCTGGTACTCCAGGGACTGCTGGCACTGCTGGAACACCTGGAACTGTAGTACTTGGAAATCCTGGCACACCAGGAAAACCTGGTACTCCTGGAGTTCCAGGCCGTCCTGGAACTCCTGGTAGACCTGGAGTACCTGCCCATCCTGGCACTCCTGGGACTCCCGGTACTCCCGGTACACCGGGCACTCCCGGTACTCCCGGTACACCGGGTACTCCTGGTACCCCTGGCACTCCTGGTTCGCATGGTGTTCCTGGAACCCCTGGCATACCAGGACAAATTGGTACTCCTGGCACTGATGGTACTCCCGGTACTCCTGGAACCCATGGTACGCCCGAAACTCCTAGCACTCCTCACACACCCGGAACTCCTAGCACACCTGATACACCAGGTACGCCTGGCACTCCTGGCACACCTGGCACGCCTGGTACACCTAGCACACCTGATACACCAGGTACGCCTGGCACTCCTGGCACACCTGGCACGCCTGGTACACCTTCAG AAACTCCAGGTACAACAAGACCGCCAGGAACTTGTACACAAGAAGGATTCTTCCCCGATCCTAAGGACTGCCGGAGATTTTATCGCTGCGTTGGAAGTGGTTCAAAGTTTACGAAGTACGAATTCCATTGTGGTACTGGTACTGCATGGGATTCGGCACTTCAGAGCTGTAATCACGAGCATCTTGTTCCTAATTGTCAAGGTGGAACCAGTCCCCCTGATTCTTCAGAGAACAAAGTTCCAGACGAATCAAACAATGAAATCGGTGGAGTCACTGATAAGCCAG AATCTGTCCCAGAAGGCAGTACCGCATCCGACATACAAACACCTACTGGACCCAGTGCATCTCCAGGAACATCAGGATGCACGCAAGAAGGTTTCTTCCCAAATCCAGCCGACTGTAGAAAATTCTACCGTTGCGTGAGTTCTGGAAAGCAGTTCCACAGATACGACTTCAACTGTCCATCGGGTACAGCTTGGGATTCGTCTATCGTCACTTGCAACCACATCAGTAAAGTAGCTTCCTGTTCGACTGAAAGTAACAAGATCGACCATGGTGATCAAGGATCCACGGATAGTACTTCAATAACTGGTTCAACGACAACTGTTAGTTCTACTTCGGGAGCTGGTACTACATCTGGATCTGATACTGATCAAACTGACTCAACAACTTCGTCGTCAACGGATGAAACTGCAAGCAGTTCATCGAGACCCTCTGAAATTCAGGAACCTTTAACCACCGAAAGTTCGTCTACTTCGTCAACCTCAGAGTCGTCTTCCACTTCCTCAACTTCACAGTCATCTTCCAGTGAATCCGGCGTTCCAGACTGCACCACGAAGAAGCCTAATAATACTATAGTCTGCAACAGCGAAGGCTTCTATCCACATCCAACACAGTGCGATAAATTTTATCGTTGCGTTGACAATGGAAAAGGATTCAACGTATACCATTTCGACTGTGCACCTGGAACCATATTCGACCCCAGCATTGATGTATGCAATTATCCTGAGTCGGTCTATCCTGCAAGAGATTGCATGACGCCCACGTCCGGTACGTCAGAAGATTCTACCACGGAAGAAATATCGTCCACTACTGAAAGCAGTGCAGAATCCACGACAGAGTCTAGGGGAACCGAAGGTACTACTGAATCTACATCAACGTCATCCTCGATGGAAACGACAACTTCTACGGAACCTGTATCAGAAACGACCGAGTCTACTCAGACTACTGCCTTGACTACTGAAGCAGCTACTACAGAATCTACGTCTGAAGCGACTACAGAATCCACTTCTGAACCCACGTCTGAAGCAACTACAGAATCTACGTCTGAAGCAACTACAGAATCCACTTCTGAACCTACTTCTGAAGCAACTACAGAATCCACTTCTGAACCTACTTCTGAAGCAACTACAGAGTCCACTTCTGAATCAACTTCAGAGCCTACATCTGAATCAAGTACAGAATCTACATCAGAACCAAGTACAGATTCTACAACTGAATTTACATCCGCGGCAACAACAGAGTCCACTTCTGAAGCGACTACAGAATCTACATCCACAGTGACAACAGAATCTACTTCCGAAGGAACCAGTGAAAGTAGTACAATCCCAAGCTCGGAACAGACTACGGAAATAACAACTTCGACAACCGATTCTTCCGTTTCGACGCCTTGCCCAATTGGAAACTTGACCGACGAACAAATCGTGTTGGCTTGTCCAACTGGTTTCCGAAGACATccaaaatattgtaatttgttCTATCAATGCACCAGTGAAGGTAACATGGAGATCAAAGTACTCGTGTTGAGCTGTCCGGAGAATACCGTCTTCGATGAACAAAAGATACAATGTTTGCCTGAAGAGAAGAGTAGCCAGGCTTGTACGACTCCCAAAGCTAGTGGAAGATTTTATAGAGGATTAGAGGACAGTCCTGTATCTCCT GTGAAAGTATCAACTGATCAACTCTGCCCAGGAGAAGGACACTTTCCTTATAGACAAGGTTGCAGCTCGGCGTTCTATAAATGCAGACGGGACTCTAGAAATAATATTCAAGGATATCTGTACAAGTGTCCGCAAGAATTTATATACTGGTCGGTATCGAGAAGGTGCGAGCGTGCAACACGATTACCCATGTGCGCGCATTTAGCATACAGAACGAAGAGCGAATATTGGGACAATAGATGGCAGATACCAGTAGAAGACTATAATCTGTCTGCTAGAAATCTGCGTTTCCTTTAA